The DNA sequence TGAGCTAAAAATAATACTAATAAAACCAGTCGAAGTCAAGGAAAATTTTGAAATTAAGCCTGATTTGACAAATGTGATTTGAATGAAACCCTCCAAAAATTCGGAACCTTCGGAAGGGTATGGTCTAACCCCGAAACCTTTTTAAAACCACACTCGCATTTGTCCCGCCAAATCCAAATGAGTTTGACAACGTAATATCTATTTTGGCTTTGCGAGGCTCATTTGGAACATAATCCAGATCGCATTCCGGGTCAGGCGTTTCATAATTGATTGTAGGTGGCAGGATTTGATCCTCTATTGCTTTGATACAGTAGATCGCTTCGATAGCACCCGCAGCTCCCAAAAGGTGCCCGGTCATCGATTTTGTTGAACTCATTGGCAGATTATAAGCGTGCTCACCAAAAATATCCTTGACTGCCTTCGTTTCTGTTACGTCGTTTAGTGGGGTAGAGGT is a window from the candidate division KSB1 bacterium genome containing:
- a CDS encoding beta-ketoacyl-[acyl-carrier-protein] synthase II; the encoded protein is ILEDLDFAKSRGAAIYAEVIGFGMSTDAFHITAPDPQGLGPKLCMKNALKNSGIQPEDVDYINAHGTSTPLNDVTETKAVKDIFGEHAYNLPMSSTKSMTGHLLGAAGAIEAIYCIKAIEDQILPPTINYETPDPECDLDYVPNEPRKAKIDITLSNSFGFGGTNASVVLKRFRG